ATGAGATCACGGTTTCAGGGTTGTTCACGCCCGGCTCCGGTGACCGGTCACGGCAATCAGGGGAGAAATCAGCGTCAGGCTGAACTGCGGATCCAGGATCATGTTGAACCGATAATCACCATTCAGCACCACATCCACCACGGGGCAATTCGCTACCTTATATTTAATCGGTAGACGCAGGGCATTGGACTTCCCCTTCGACTGCAGGCCCTGAATTCGATCTTGCATCGTTTGGTAGGATGTCCACTGCCCCCGATTCAGCCAGAGGGTAGCGGCCTGTTGATAATCCTTCAGCGCTTCTTCGCGATCGCCCTTGGCCTCCCACACCGCCGCCCGTCCAGCATAGAGGTCGGGATTGTCTGGCTCAAACCCCAGGGCATTGGCATAGTCTTTGAAGGCATCATCCCAGGCCTGCATCTGGGCATAGGCCTTGGCCCGCTGGGACAACAGCAACCGTGGATCGCCCCCGTTACGCAGCAGTTGGCTGAAGTCCTGCACGGCACCGCGTCCATCCCCCAAGATTAGGCGCACAATGCCCCGCTGTTTAATGCTATTCGGATTCTCAGGGTCAAGGCTGAGCGCCTTGGCTAGGTCTTGGATCGCGGCCTGGGCCTGTCCTGTTTTAGCGTAGGCGTAGGCGCGTTTGCACAGCACATCGGCCTGGTCTGGCTCAAACTTCAGCAGCCAGCTCAGGTCAGCGATCGCTCCCGGGTAGTTCCGCTGCTCCATCTTGGTCAACGCTTGCTCTAGGAAGGCTTCGGGGGAGATCAGGGGCTGAGCGGTGGGTTGGGAGGGTGGGGGCGATGGGGACGGTGGGGGCAAAACCGACGCTCGGAGCCGATCAATCTGGGCGATGCAGGCCTTGGCGCTGTCGGCATCAGCTTGGTTGAGATACAGGTGGGCAGCTTGCTTATAGGCGGCGATCGCCTCGTCAACGTGACCCGCCATGGCATGGGCCTTCGCCAATAAATGGTGAGCGATCGCCATGGAGGGATCGAGCTGCGTGGCACACTGGGCATCCAAAATAGCAGCGGCGCTGGTCTTGAGGCTGAGATAAGCCGAGGCCCGCTTTAGAAAACGTTCGGGGGTGGGCTGATGCTGTAAAGCAGCGCTAAAGTGAGCGATCGCCCCGGTCATGTCTCCCGCTGCTAAGCAGGCCTGCCCCTGCTGCATCAACTGCTCAGCATTGGGCTCCGGAATCGGGAAATGGGCGGTGGACATAGCACAACCTCAATCACAGGCTCATCTGGATTATAGCCGTTGGGGCAAGGAAGGGCGATCGCTCACGATCGCGCAAACTCGGCTGGATTTTGATCCCGTCGATGCTGCTTTGGAATGGCTGGCCCTTGCCGATCGCCGGCGATCGCTGCCGTCGCTTCTAGGGACTCCCGCAGGCGTTTGGCAGCGTAGATAGACATATCCCGAGGTACACTGATGCGGTCGCGCAAATAGCGCAGCGAGAGGTCAGAGCCGGGGGGTGGCGGACAAACAGCCCCGGTCATCAAATGGGTGAGGGCACAGCGCAGCGCCGTATCAAAGGACGTATCGTCCGCCGGATTGACCTGAATAATACTGGCCCTATGTTTCAGCACCCGATGCAAAGCCTCCGCCCGAGAGGTTTCCGGTTCGGGATAGGTGACATCCGGCAACCCCATCCATGGGCCCTGATCCACCCGCATTTGGTTGATCCGCGTTTGAGGGTGATCATTCTCCCAGCAGCCGCCCATCTGGGGAGGCAGATCATGGACATGGGTATGGAAATCGCTTTGGGTGCCTCGATAGGTCGGCCGGCTTTCCATGGCATCAAACCAGTCGGATAGCCTAGGATTCTCCTCCCGCAAAGAATAGCCTTTGTAGTAGAACAAGCTGGCGTTCATCCGTTCCACATAGGGCGTGAAGATGACATCCGCACTGCCAAACTCAGACAGAAAGTAAGGGCCAGGGGTGCTGGCTAGGGCCTGCTCCACCTTAGCGACCACGGCGATAAACTGACTGCGGTTGCGCTCCTCCTGCCGGGATGAGGTGGTGGGATAGCATAGCCAGGCACACCAAGCCCGAAACAGTAAGCGCTCTAGCCGGCGCAGGGGAAGAACAGCAGCGTCTTCCAAGCCCTGGGTGAGGGGGCCAAACGTCTGCTCCAAGGCCAGCAAAATATCGTCACTTTCGGTGATTATGCGATCGTCGAGGGACAGCGCTGGCAACATGCCCGACGGAACCAGATCTTTATACCAGCGTTCCTTTTCCCCGTAGCAAAACATGGTCACTTTTTTGACCCGGTAGGGAATGTGCTGTTCTTCTAGCCATAGCCACACCTTTTGACAGTAGGGGCACCAGGCATGGTTATCGCGGTAAAGGGTGACCCGGATATCCGATTCAGCCGCACCAAACAGGCGTAGCTGAGCTTGAGCATTGGTGGGGCCAGAAACCGGATCGACCTGAGCGATCGTCAGAGCCTCCAGTTCTGCCCAGCTTAGAGGGGCGACGGTCATGGGACTTGTCCTTGCAATACAACCAGAGTCAGCAGATCAGGGCTGGTCTCATACGTCAGTGTAGCGCTGCATCCTGGTGAATAGATAGAGTAGCAGGAAACGGCGTGGCACCTATCCTAGAGAATGCTGCCTATACTCTTTAGTAGCAGCTCTTCACCTTCGGCTACTCAGACCATCAGAACATCTACAGAGCCAACGATACGTAATCGGCAACAGCATTAGAAAGCAAGAAAAGCTACAGTTGATACAAAGCATCTAATATAGAGCATCTAATACAAACCATCCCTTGCCCCTGCTGAGATCATGGATCATCCTTCTCCCCAATCTATTGAGCAGGTTCCTTCCACCGACTGGGACAACACACCAGAGTCCGTGAAAATGCTGGTAACCTCGTTGCTCAACGCGCAGTCATTCTCGCAGGGTGAGACGTCCCAGAGCGACCATCGTCTGCTGCAGTTTCTAGAGGCAACCCCCATCGGCATTGCCGTACATGATGCAACAGGGAAGCTGGTTTACGTGAATCAAGTGGGGCGATCGCTCTGGGGCGGCGATCGCTTGCTGGATAGTTCTCTCTCGGAGTTGTCTCATGCTCTACACCTCTATCATGGGTCACGGCAGATCGTTTATCCCCTAGAAGACTTACCCGTCAGCCGCGCCCTACAGGGAGAAACCGTGTGGGTGGATGATCTGGAAATCCGTCGCCCCGATAGCACCATTCCCTTAGATATGTGGGCAACACCGATTTTTGATGACCAAAGGCAGGTAGTCTACGCGATTGTTGCCTTTCAAGACATCAGCGATCGCAAACGTCGAGACTTGGAACGGCAAGTTCTTGAAAATACCAGACAAACCCGCGATCGCTTCTATCGCCAAGTCATCCAAGCCCAAACCGATCTTATTTTGCGATCGCTGCCAGATACCACGATCACCTTTGCCAACGAAGCACTCTGCTCTGCCCTCGGTCTACCGTTAGGAGAGGTTCTAGGTCTACGATGGAGTGACTTTGTGCCGCCGGACGATCTTGATACAATCCATCACAAAATTGCGGGACTGACTCCAGAGCATCCTACCTTTGAAAATATGAATCGCGATCAGCGATCGGATCGTCAAATCGGCTGGACGCAGTGGATTAATTTAGGAATTTTCGACCATGGGCAATTGGTGGAAATTCAATCCGTAGGACGGGACGTTACCGCGATCCAGAAGCAACTCCACCGTGAACAGGCGATGAATCGGGTGCTCCAGGCCATTCGCTCAACGGTTGACCTAGATCAAATTTTTACCCTAGCCACCCAAGAAACAATCCAGCTATTGAACTGTTCTAGGTGCGGTGTCATTCAGTATCAAGCCGAGCAAGAACCCTGGCAAACCCTGGCAGACTACTGTAGCCATCCCGATCAGCTCCCTGCCTGGACATTAGATAGGATAGGTCACCATGCTCCTTGGAGCGATCGCCTCCAGCAATTCCAGGTTGTGCAGGTGGATGACATGAATATAGATGACACGTATCCAGATCTGACCTTGTTCCCATCTGGCGCTTGGCTGCTAATTCCCCTCGTTGTGGATGGCCGTCTATGGGGAAGTTTTGTCCTCTATACCGATCAACAGCCCTTCATCTGGCACCCAGAGCAACGGGATCTGGCCCAGGCGATGGCCGATCAGCTTGAGGTAGCTATCCAGCAGGCTATCTTATCCCAACAGGTGCAGGATGAGTTGGCAGAGCGCTGCCGTGCTGAAGCGGCGCTCCGAGAAAGCGAAGGGCGCTTTCAAACTATGGCAGACAATGTGCCCGGCGTCATCTATGGCTATCGTATCTGCTCTGATGGCTCAGATTACTATGCCTATATTAGTTCTGGCTTTCGGGAACTCTATGGCATCGACCCCGATCAGGCGTTGCAAAATCCTCAGATCATCTCAGCCATGACCCATCCCGATGATGCCTCGATGCTCCAGGAGTCTTTTATCCTCTCTGAACAAACCTTGCAAACCTGGGAGTGCCAGTATCGCATTATCACAGCCGATGGGCAGCTAAAATGGTTGCAGGGCATCGCTCGACCAACACGCCATGCCAATGGCGATATTAGTTGGGATGGCTTGATCATTGATATCAGCGATCGCAAACGGGGTGAGGCGGAGCAACAATATGCGGAAGCTGCGCTACGAGACAGTGAAGCTCGCTACCGGCTGTTAGCAGAAAATACCAATGATCTCGTTTGTCTCCATGAACTGGATGGTGAATATATCTACGTCAGCCCGTCCTGTGAAAACCTCTTGGGCTATCAGTATGAAGACATGGTGGGGCAAAAACCCTCGATGTTTCTCCATCCAGAGGATTGCGATCGCGTCTATCAAGAGAGTCGGGCTGTAGCTGTCTCAGGTAAATCCACACCAGTTACCTATCGCATGCGCCATCGAGCTGGGCATTACATCTGGTTTGAAACATTAACTCGCCCCATTTTAGATGCGACAGGAACTATTATCCAGTTGCAAACTACGTCCCGAGATGTCACCGAACGAATTCAAGTGCAAGAACGTCTGCGCTACGATGCTTTGCATGATTCGCTGACGGGCCTCCCCAATCGCAATTGGCTGATGGAACGACTAGCCTTATCCATCCACCAAGCTCGTCGCCTAGACCATTATCAATATGCGGTGCTATTTCTAGACTTAGATCGCTTTAAGGTGGTCAACGATAGCTTGGGGCACCTAGCGGGCGATCAACTCCTCATAGCGATCGCCCAACGCTTGCAGTCGATTGTGCGAGCAACGGATCTGGTGGTGCGGTTGGGGGGCGATGAATTTGTCCTGCTGCTGGAAAGTGTAGAGGGCATTCAAGAGGTTGTTCATGCCACAGAACGTATCTTTTCTGAATTGCGATCGCCCCTCACGATTGAAGGACGAGATGTGTATGTAACGTCGAGCATTGGCATTGTCCTCGGCAACAAAACCTATCAGCAAGCGTCTCACCTGCTGCGGGATGCTGACATTGCCATGTATCGGGCCAAAATGAATGGCAAAGCTCGTTATGAAATTTTTGACGCCGACATGCATCGACAGGCCATGCAGCGCCTACATTTGGAACATGATCTGCGGCAAGCCATTGATCGTCAGGAGTTTGTGCTGTACTACCAGCCTATTTTCGCCTTAGATAACGAATGTTTAACGGGATTTGAAGCCCTCATTCGCTGGCAGCATCCTTCTCAAGGTCTCAAGTCTCCGGGAGACTTCATTGCAGTTGCTGAAGAAATCGGCCTAATT
This portion of the Candidatus Obscuribacterales bacterium genome encodes:
- a CDS encoding tetratricopeptide repeat protein yields the protein MSTAHFPIPEPNAEQLMQQGQACLAAGDMTGAIAHFSAALQHQPTPERFLKRASAYLSLKTSAAAILDAQCATQLDPSMAIAHHLLAKAHAMAGHVDEAIAAYKQAAHLYLNQADADSAKACIAQIDRLRASVLPPPSPSPPPSQPTAQPLISPEAFLEQALTKMEQRNYPGAIADLSWLLKFEPDQADVLCKRAYAYAKTGQAQAAIQDLAKALSLDPENPNSIKQRGIVRLILGDGRGAVQDFSQLLRNGGDPRLLLSQRAKAYAQMQAWDDAFKDYANALGFEPDNPDLYAGRAAVWEAKGDREEALKDYQQAATLWLNRGQWTSYQTMQDRIQGLQSKGKSNALRLPIKYKVANCPVVDVVLNGDYRFNMILDPQFSLTLISPLIAVTGHRSRA
- a CDS encoding glutathione S-transferase family protein gives rise to the protein MTVAPLSWAELEALTIAQVDPVSGPTNAQAQLRLFGAAESDIRVTLYRDNHAWCPYCQKVWLWLEEQHIPYRVKKVTMFCYGEKERWYKDLVPSGMLPALSLDDRIITESDDILLALEQTFGPLTQGLEDAAVLPLRRLERLLFRAWCAWLCYPTTSSRQEERNRSQFIAVVAKVEQALASTPGPYFLSEFGSADVIFTPYVERMNASLFYYKGYSLREENPRLSDWFDAMESRPTYRGTQSDFHTHVHDLPPQMGGCWENDHPQTRINQMRVDQGPWMGLPDVTYPEPETSRAEALHRVLKHRASIIQVNPADDTSFDTALRCALTHLMTGAVCPPPPGSDLSLRYLRDRISVPRDMSIYAAKRLRESLEATAAIAGDRQGPAIPKQHRRDQNPAEFARS
- a CDS encoding EAL domain-containing protein; the protein is MDHPSPQSIEQVPSTDWDNTPESVKMLVTSLLNAQSFSQGETSQSDHRLLQFLEATPIGIAVHDATGKLVYVNQVGRSLWGGDRLLDSSLSELSHALHLYHGSRQIVYPLEDLPVSRALQGETVWVDDLEIRRPDSTIPLDMWATPIFDDQRQVVYAIVAFQDISDRKRRDLERQVLENTRQTRDRFYRQVIQAQTDLILRSLPDTTITFANEALCSALGLPLGEVLGLRWSDFVPPDDLDTIHHKIAGLTPEHPTFENMNRDQRSDRQIGWTQWINLGIFDHGQLVEIQSVGRDVTAIQKQLHREQAMNRVLQAIRSTVDLDQIFTLATQETIQLLNCSRCGVIQYQAEQEPWQTLADYCSHPDQLPAWTLDRIGHHAPWSDRLQQFQVVQVDDMNIDDTYPDLTLFPSGAWLLIPLVVDGRLWGSFVLYTDQQPFIWHPEQRDLAQAMADQLEVAIQQAILSQQVQDELAERCRAEAALRESEGRFQTMADNVPGVIYGYRICSDGSDYYAYISSGFRELYGIDPDQALQNPQIISAMTHPDDASMLQESFILSEQTLQTWECQYRIITADGQLKWLQGIARPTRHANGDISWDGLIIDISDRKRGEAEQQYAEAALRDSEARYRLLAENTNDLVCLHELDGEYIYVSPSCENLLGYQYEDMVGQKPSMFLHPEDCDRVYQESRAVAVSGKSTPVTYRMRHRAGHYIWFETLTRPILDATGTIIQLQTTSRDVTERIQVQERLRYDALHDSLTGLPNRNWLMERLALSIHQARRLDHYQYAVLFLDLDRFKVVNDSLGHLAGDQLLIAIAQRLQSIVRATDLVVRLGGDEFVLLLESVEGIQEVVHATERIFSELRSPLTIEGRDVYVTSSIGIVLGNKTYQQASHLLRDADIAMYRAKMNGKARYEIFDADMHRQAMQRLHLEHDLRQAIDRQEFVLYYQPIFALDNECLTGFEALIRWQHPSQGLKSPGDFIAVAEEIGLITLIDDWALHQACHQLATWQAKFPAMEHMKVSVNLSVQDLKQPDLLSKIDRVLATTHLAGHCLTLEITESMLIDDVEATIDILRSIKERNIQISIDDFGTGYSSLNYLHRLPVDNLKVDRSFVDAMQSGQRNYQIVETIVALSNQLGLEAIAEGIETREQLQQLQHLGYQFGQGYLASRPLPDDDAERLLAKHQRTLL